From one Catenuloplanes nepalensis genomic stretch:
- a CDS encoding efflux RND transporter periplasmic adaptor subunit has translation MRIAVGVAAAAVVVAGASTAYALTSGDEEAADGPSLVAADTGDVTLAVAATGTLAPASTRSLSFGTSSEVTAVNVRTGDVVKAGDVLAEVDATDAREAVDRAAEELAAAQEELSTASSSETTTSCVSDTGGGAVYSYATSGTTPTPAPTGSGNPAPAVTVTVTETVTVYVTVPASPSASPSSSPSTSPSAGPSPSGTPSRPTTGGSPSTGTGPNGGGSTGDTDGGTDGGGVNGGSTGGSGSTGDGCGGETGTSGTSGTGESESGSGESESGSSESGSGGRSGGTGGDAVYSAQTKVTSAEVALAEAEEALAGAVLTAPVGGKILSVAGGVGSSVSSGSAFISLGDIGGMEVRADFPEADAGRLKVGQVAAVTLADRPGETFPAAVTQIDPVGTATDSMVTYGTLITFDTVPEDVLIGQNAQATITISAVTGVVRVPSSAIRDVSGTTGVVTVRADGVDTARTVGVGLVGDAYAEITSGLAAGENVLAG, from the coding sequence ATGCGGATCGCGGTCGGCGTGGCCGCCGCGGCGGTCGTGGTGGCGGGCGCGTCCACCGCCTACGCGCTCACCTCGGGCGACGAGGAGGCCGCGGACGGGCCGTCGCTGGTCGCGGCGGACACCGGCGACGTGACGCTCGCGGTCGCGGCCACCGGCACGCTCGCGCCCGCGTCCACCCGGAGCCTGAGCTTCGGCACGTCCAGCGAGGTCACCGCCGTCAACGTGCGGACCGGCGACGTGGTCAAGGCCGGCGACGTGCTCGCCGAGGTGGACGCCACGGACGCGCGGGAGGCGGTGGACAGGGCGGCGGAGGAGCTGGCCGCGGCGCAGGAGGAGTTGTCCACGGCGTCGTCGTCGGAGACCACCACCAGCTGCGTGTCGGACACCGGTGGGGGAGCGGTCTACTCCTACGCCACGTCTGGGACCACGCCCACGCCGGCGCCCACGGGCAGCGGGAACCCGGCACCGGCCGTCACGGTCACCGTGACCGAGACGGTCACGGTCTACGTGACCGTGCCCGCGTCGCCGTCCGCCTCGCCCTCGTCATCGCCGTCCACCTCGCCGTCCGCCGGCCCGTCGCCGTCCGGCACCCCGTCACGCCCCACGACCGGCGGAAGCCCGTCGACCGGCACCGGCCCCAACGGCGGCGGCTCGACCGGCGACACCGACGGCGGCACCGACGGCGGCGGCGTCAACGGCGGCTCGACCGGCGGTTCCGGCTCAACCGGCGACGGCTGCGGCGGCGAGACCGGGACCAGCGGCACCAGCGGCACCGGCGAGAGCGAGAGCGGGAGCGGCGAGAGCGAGAGCGGGAGCAGCGAGAGCGGGAGCGGCGGGCGGAGCGGTGGCACCGGTGGCGACGCGGTCTACAGCGCGCAGACGAAGGTGACCAGCGCGGAGGTGGCGCTGGCCGAGGCCGAGGAGGCGCTCGCCGGTGCCGTGCTCACGGCGCCGGTCGGCGGGAAGATCCTCTCCGTGGCCGGCGGGGTCGGCAGCAGCGTCAGCTCCGGCAGCGCGTTCATCTCGCTCGGCGACATCGGCGGCATGGAGGTGCGGGCGGACTTCCCGGAGGCGGACGCGGGCCGGCTGAAGGTCGGCCAGGTCGCCGCGGTCACGCTCGCGGACCGGCCCGGCGAGACGTTCCCGGCCGCGGTCACCCAGATCGACCCGGTCGGCACGGCCACGGACAGCATGGTCACCTACGGCACGCTGATCACCTTCGACACCGTGCCGGAGGACGTGCTGATCGGGCAGAACGCGCAGGCCACGATCACCATCTCCGCGGTCACCGGCGTGGTCCGGGTGCCGTCCTCGGCGATCCGCGACGTGTCCGGCACGACCGGCGTGGTGACGGTCCGGGCCGATGGCGTGGACACGGCCCGCACGGTGGGCGTGGGGCTGGTCGGCGACGCGTACGCGGAGATCACCTCGGGTCTGGCGGCCGGCGAGAACGTGCTGGCGGGCTGA
- the mscL gene encoding large conductance mechanosensitive channel protein MscL, translating into MIQGFKDFIMRGNVIELAVGVVIGTAFTALVTAFTKSFLEPLIKLVTGGSGNLKGTWSPVAGVEFTYAVFINQLITFILTAAVVYFLIVFPMNKLAERRKRGEEPEPKAPSDEVRLLTEIRDALIAGNSDPDRRAAIDEAIRREHFPPRG; encoded by the coding sequence ATCATCCAGGGTTTCAAAGACTTCATCATGCGCGGCAACGTGATCGAGCTGGCGGTCGGTGTCGTCATCGGCACGGCGTTCACCGCGCTGGTCACGGCGTTCACCAAGTCGTTCCTCGAGCCGCTGATCAAGCTGGTCACCGGCGGCTCCGGCAATCTCAAGGGCACCTGGTCGCCGGTGGCGGGCGTGGAGTTCACCTACGCCGTGTTCATCAACCAGCTGATCACGTTCATCCTGACCGCCGCGGTCGTCTACTTCCTGATCGTCTTCCCGATGAACAAGCTGGCCGAGCGCCGCAAGCGCGGCGAGGAGCCGGAGCCGAAGGCGCCGAGCGACGAGGTCCGCCTGCTCACCGAGATCCGCGACGCGCTGATCGCGGGCAACTCCGACCCCGACCGCCGGGCCGCGATCGACGAGGCCATCCGCCGGGAGCACTTCCCGCCGCGCGGGTAG
- the pabB gene encoding aminodeoxychorismate synthase component I, producing MRALIVDNHDSYTYNLFQLIAGVTGDEPDVVRNDEPLPDLNGYDCAIISPGPGHPGRDADFGTSARLLTRRDLPVLGVCLGHQGIALAAGATVTRAPQPRHGHLTRVRHAGTDLFAGLPQDFVAVRYHSLAVPEPLPPRLIATAWAEDGVVMGLRHAARPWWGVQFHPESIASAHGDEIIRNFLRLNGLFRPRRAAIPPATPAPPAHDQKTLAAVRVEHLPDPEELFARLCGDTVPAFWLDSSLVADGLSRFSFLGTSRETLSYRAGSGSVRVTTRHATGSPLADAPQSAAAPQDTTAPHDTTAPHDTTTPQDTAVPHDTAVPHDTAVPHDTTAPHDTTAPHDTAAPHDTAAPHDTAAPHDTAAPHDTAAPHDTAVPHDTAVPQAAGGESVTDVWEEGSIFDVLRARLAAGRVAGAGDLPFDFTGGYVGYFGYELKNDGVPGAHASRTPDALWVFVDRFVVLDHVERCAWAVALPSHGAEAWISATTKLISSIPAAVKRDDPPRTPADPAPLMGKGRDRYVADVEAAQERLRAGESYEICLTDRLTTADPDESDLELYRRLRRHNPAPYAALLRLGEVSVLSSSPERFLRVLPDGTAESRPIKGTAPRAADPVRDEELRVSLAGDAKTRAENLMIVDLVRNDLGQVCDVGSVRVPAFLATESYATVHQLVSTIRGRLRPGVTAVDAVRAAFPGGSMTGAPKERTMRIIDELEDGPRGVYSGALGYLSLSGTADLSIVIRTAVRHGGTLTIGAGGAIVLDSDPAGEYAEMLLKAATPLTALSPGSSPGRR from the coding sequence ATGCGCGCGCTGATCGTCGACAACCACGACTCTTACACGTACAACCTCTTTCAGCTCATCGCCGGCGTGACCGGCGATGAGCCGGACGTGGTCCGCAACGACGAACCCCTGCCCGACCTGAACGGGTACGACTGCGCGATCATCTCGCCCGGCCCCGGCCACCCCGGTCGCGACGCGGACTTCGGCACGTCCGCTCGCCTGCTGACCCGCCGTGACCTGCCGGTGCTCGGCGTCTGCCTCGGCCATCAGGGCATCGCGCTCGCCGCGGGCGCCACGGTGACCCGCGCGCCGCAGCCCCGGCACGGGCACCTCACCCGGGTTCGGCACGCCGGCACCGATCTCTTCGCCGGGCTGCCGCAGGATTTCGTCGCGGTCCGGTACCACTCGCTCGCGGTGCCGGAGCCGCTGCCGCCGCGCCTGATCGCGACGGCCTGGGCCGAGGACGGCGTGGTCATGGGCCTGCGGCACGCGGCGCGGCCGTGGTGGGGCGTGCAGTTCCACCCCGAGTCGATAGCGTCCGCGCACGGCGACGAGATCATCCGCAACTTCCTGCGGCTCAACGGCCTGTTCCGGCCGCGTCGTGCCGCGATTCCGCCGGCCACTCCGGCTCCGCCGGCACACGATCAGAAGACCCTCGCCGCGGTACGGGTGGAGCACCTGCCCGATCCGGAGGAGCTCTTCGCGCGACTCTGCGGCGACACCGTGCCCGCGTTCTGGCTGGACAGCAGCCTGGTCGCGGACGGCCTGTCGCGCTTCTCGTTCCTCGGCACGTCCCGCGAGACGCTCTCCTACCGCGCCGGCTCCGGCTCGGTGCGAGTGACGACCCGCCACGCCACCGGCTCACCCCTCGCGGACGCGCCGCAGAGCGCCGCCGCGCCACAGGACACCACCGCACCGCACGACACCACCGCACCGCACGACACCACCACGCCACAGGACACCGCCGTGCCGCACGACACCGCCGTGCCGCACGACACCGCCGTGCCGCACGACACCACCGCACCGCACGACACCACCGCACCGCACGACACCGCCGCGCCGCACGACACCGCCGCGCCGCACGACACCGCCGCGCCGCACGACACCGCCGCGCCGCACGACACCGCCGCGCCGCACGACACCGCCGTGCCGCACGACACCGCCGTGCCGCAGGCCGCGGGGGGAGAGTCCGTCACGGACGTGTGGGAGGAGGGGTCGATCTTCGACGTGTTGCGGGCACGGCTCGCGGCAGGGCGGGTAGCCGGTGCCGGTGACCTGCCGTTCGACTTCACCGGCGGCTATGTCGGTTATTTCGGATACGAATTAAAAAATGATGGCGTGCCGGGCGCGCACGCATCGCGTACCCCCGATGCTCTGTGGGTCTTCGTGGACAGATTCGTGGTGCTGGACCATGTGGAACGGTGCGCGTGGGCGGTGGCGCTGCCGTCCCACGGTGCCGAGGCGTGGATCTCCGCGACCACCAAGTTGATCTCGTCGATCCCGGCCGCGGTGAAACGCGACGACCCGCCCCGGACGCCGGCGGACCCCGCGCCGCTGATGGGCAAGGGACGCGACCGCTACGTCGCGGACGTCGAGGCGGCGCAGGAGCGGCTGCGTGCCGGCGAGAGCTACGAGATCTGCCTGACCGACCGGCTGACCACGGCCGATCCGGACGAATCCGACCTGGAGCTCTACCGGCGGTTGCGGCGGCACAACCCGGCGCCGTACGCGGCGTTGCTGCGGCTCGGCGAGGTGAGCGTGCTCAGCTCGTCGCCGGAGCGGTTCCTGCGCGTGCTGCCGGACGGCACCGCGGAGAGCAGGCCGATCAAGGGCACCGCGCCGCGCGCCGCCGACCCGGTGCGTGATGAGGAGCTACGCGTCTCGCTGGCCGGTGACGCGAAGACCCGGGCCGAGAACCTGATGATCGTCGACCTGGTCCGCAACGATCTCGGGCAGGTGTGCGACGTCGGCTCCGTGCGGGTGCCCGCGTTCCTGGCCACCGAGTCGTACGCGACCGTGCACCAGTTGGTCTCCACGATCCGCGGCCGGCTGCGCCCCGGCGTGACCGCGGTCGACGCGGTGCGCGCGGCGTTCCCGGGCGGCTCGATGACCGGCGCGCCCAAGGAGCGCACCATGCGGATCATCGACGAGCTGGAGGACGGGCCGCGCGGCGTCTACTCCGGCGCGCTCGGATATCTCAGCCTGAGCGGCACGGCCGACCTGAGCATCGTCATCCGCACCGCGGTCCGGCACGGCGGCACGCTGACCATCGGCGCGGGCGGCGCGATCGTGCTCGACTCCGACCCGGCCGGCGAGTACGCGGAGATGCTGCTCAAGGCCGCGACGCCGCTGACCGCGCTCAGCCCAGGCTCTTCACCTGGTAGACGCTGA
- a CDS encoding CynX/NimT family MFS transporter has protein sequence MVLEPAAAVAPAVRGRARGTLLVLAAMLLVALNLRTSITSVGSLLTEVREGLQLSGLMAGVVTTMPTIAFAFFGAFTPVLVRRFSAPRVLVAAMVALVAGQALRVATGSAAVFVITSALALSGIAIGNVLMPMLVKQHFPERTGLVTGAYSVSMSIGATIGAAATVPIAHAFGSWRAGLGVWAILALAAIPLWLPAALRHRAASRATAVPGAETIARVRPGATRLGWAMAIFFGAQSLSGYAAMGWLPTLFRDAGFSPENAGLLLGILSVVGVPMGLIMPSLTARLPNLHGLILALAGLMIVAYLGMMLAPRAGAYLWVVVLSVGQSAFPLALTVLGLRARTAEGTVALSAFAQSIGYLFAALGPLLVGYFYGLTGAWTVPMLFLVAVALLQATAGLAIARPRFIEDE, from the coding sequence ATGGTGCTGGAACCCGCCGCCGCCGTCGCCCCCGCGGTGCGCGGACGCGCCCGTGGCACGCTCCTCGTGCTCGCCGCCATGCTGCTGGTCGCGCTCAACCTGCGGACCTCGATCACCAGCGTCGGCTCGCTGCTCACCGAGGTCCGCGAGGGCCTGCAGCTCTCCGGCCTGATGGCCGGCGTGGTCACCACCATGCCGACCATCGCGTTCGCGTTCTTCGGCGCGTTCACGCCGGTGCTGGTCCGCCGCTTCTCCGCGCCGCGCGTGCTGGTCGCCGCGATGGTCGCGCTGGTCGCCGGCCAGGCGCTGCGCGTCGCCACCGGCTCCGCCGCGGTCTTCGTGATCACCAGCGCGCTCGCGCTCTCCGGCATCGCGATCGGCAACGTGCTGATGCCGATGCTGGTCAAGCAGCACTTCCCGGAGCGGACCGGCCTGGTCACCGGCGCGTACTCGGTCTCCATGTCGATCGGCGCCACGATCGGTGCGGCCGCGACCGTGCCGATCGCGCACGCGTTCGGATCATGGCGGGCCGGTCTGGGCGTCTGGGCGATCCTCGCGCTCGCCGCGATCCCGCTCTGGCTGCCGGCCGCGCTGCGTCATCGCGCGGCGTCCCGGGCGACGGCGGTTCCAGGAGCAGAGACCATCGCGCGGGTACGCCCGGGAGCCACCCGCCTCGGCTGGGCCATGGCGATCTTCTTCGGCGCGCAGTCGCTGAGCGGATACGCCGCCATGGGCTGGCTGCCCACGCTGTTCCGGGACGCCGGCTTCTCACCGGAGAACGCCGGGCTGCTGCTCGGCATCCTGTCCGTGGTCGGCGTGCCGATGGGCCTGATCATGCCGTCGCTGACCGCGCGGCTGCCCAACCTGCACGGGCTGATCCTCGCGCTGGCCGGCCTCATGATCGTCGCGTACCTCGGCATGATGCTCGCGCCGAGGGCCGGCGCGTACCTCTGGGTGGTCGTGCTGTCCGTGGGCCAGAGCGCGTTCCCGCTGGCCCTGACCGTGCTCGGCCTGCGCGCCCGGACCGCGGAGGGCACGGTCGCGCTCTCCGCGTTCGCGCAGAGCATCGGCTACCTCTTCGCCGCGCTCGGCCCGCTGCTGGTCGGCTACTTCTACGGCCTGACCGGCGCCTGGACCGTCCCGATGCTCTTCCTCGTCGCCGTCGCCCTCCTCCAGGCCACCGCCGGCCTCGCCATCGCCCGTCCTCGCTTCATCGAAGACGAATAA
- a CDS encoding FadR/GntR family transcriptional regulator, translated as MTYRLVERVIEELRAKVTSGEWPVGGRIPTEPQLVEALGVGRNTIREAVKALVHAGVLETRQGSGTYVMSSDELAGVVGRRMADAEFAEVVEVRRAFEVEAARLAAVRRTPTDVADLERALDRREAAWAAGRLLEFVEADVALHAAILAAAHNEMLAGLYASFRSAMRATVARSFQDEGMTAESYVDHGRLVAAIRAGDAELAAKEAGAYLE; from the coding sequence ATGACATACCGGCTGGTGGAGCGGGTCATCGAGGAGCTGCGCGCGAAGGTGACGTCCGGCGAGTGGCCGGTCGGCGGGCGCATCCCGACCGAACCACAGCTGGTGGAGGCGCTCGGCGTCGGCCGGAACACGATCCGGGAGGCGGTCAAGGCGCTGGTGCACGCGGGCGTGCTGGAGACCCGGCAGGGCTCCGGAACCTACGTGATGTCCAGCGACGAGCTGGCCGGCGTGGTCGGGCGGCGAATGGCGGACGCGGAGTTCGCCGAGGTGGTCGAGGTGCGCCGGGCGTTCGAGGTGGAGGCGGCCCGGCTCGCCGCGGTGCGCCGCACGCCCACGGACGTGGCCGACCTGGAGCGCGCGCTGGACCGGCGGGAGGCGGCCTGGGCGGCCGGGCGGCTGCTCGAGTTCGTCGAGGCGGACGTGGCACTGCACGCCGCGATCCTGGCCGCGGCGCACAACGAGATGCTGGCCGGGCTGTACGCGTCGTTCCGCAGCGCGATGCGGGCCACGGTGGCGCGGTCGTTCCAGGACGAGGGGATGACCGCGGAGAGCTACGTCGATCACGGGCGGCTGGTCGCGGCCATCCGCGCGGGTGACGCGGAGCTGGCGGCCAAAGAAGCCGGCGCCTATCTCGAATAG